One window from the genome of Lentibacillus daqui encodes:
- a CDS encoding NTF2-like N-terminal transpeptidase domain-containing protein → MRSRIEDKKKRINPFIIVAIIVLTGIGGFGLFQLLHKNDSNQVQEVADIFIQILENKNYDKLGGVLEEKSYTALDYTLDEVIDKYKDIFNGININQIHASKIKLEKINNHEQELSYQLSLTTPLGTIKNVKYHAKIIKTDGNYLLNFRSPN, encoded by the coding sequence TTGAGAAGCAGAATCGAAGACAAAAAGAAGAGAATTAACCCCTTTATTATTGTAGCCATTATTGTTTTAACAGGGATAGGCGGCTTTGGCCTATTTCAATTATTACATAAAAATGATAGCAACCAAGTTCAGGAAGTGGCAGATATATTTATTCAAATATTGGAGAACAAAAACTATGATAAATTAGGTGGTGTACTTGAAGAAAAATCATATACTGCATTGGATTATACCTTGGATGAAGTAATAGACAAATATAAAGACATATTTAACGGAATCAATATTAATCAAATACATGCTTCCAAAATTAAATTAGAAAAAATAAACAACCATGAACAAGAGCTCTCTTATCAATTAAGCTTGACAACCCCTTTGGGAACAATAAAGAATGTGAAATATCATGCAAAAATTATTAAAACGGATGGTAATTATTTACTCAACTTTCGCAGCCCAAACTAG
- a CDS encoding IS4 family transposase, with protein sequence MIANNDQNNQMPTELKSGFNELEMLKHLRKAGITKGFGFSCAYLFQLLFCLIFEQKNWFRLLESKKSESLPGKDTIYRFLNYSKYNWRRFLLSLSASTISKVSRLTKNDRPKVLIVDDSAYERNRSKKVELLARCFDHASQKMRFYKGFRMLTLGWSDGATFMPVDFSLLSSKKSKINDISNKVDKRTSGYKRREEALQTAPEQLPSMISRALSAGIDASYVLMDSWFTQQPLIQSIVEQGIDVIGMVKATNQRYLVDEKRVNLKELYRLAKPASGNKSILRSIHTTMANGVPVKVVFVRNRNKRSEWLAILSTDCTLTETEIIRIYGMRWDIEVFFKATKSLLKLQKEFQGRSYDSLISHTTIVFSRYILLSWQNRCSTDDRTLGGMFYELCDEVNELDWAVALQQLIELLEDALNKTNKKFKKLIKSQLQYWFAGLPNYIKVYLPSLGCES encoded by the coding sequence ATGATAGCGAATAATGACCAAAATAATCAAATGCCAACCGAATTAAAATCTGGTTTTAATGAATTAGAGATGCTTAAACATTTGCGGAAAGCCGGTATCACCAAAGGATTTGGGTTTTCTTGTGCTTATTTATTTCAGCTCCTATTTTGTTTGATTTTCGAACAGAAAAATTGGTTTCGATTGCTTGAAAGCAAAAAATCAGAAAGTCTGCCAGGGAAAGACACCATCTATCGCTTTTTAAACTATTCCAAGTATAATTGGCGCCGTTTTTTACTTTCACTAAGTGCTTCAACCATTTCTAAAGTAAGTCGGTTGACCAAAAATGATCGTCCAAAAGTGTTAATCGTTGATGACTCTGCCTATGAACGGAACCGGAGTAAGAAAGTAGAATTACTGGCTCGCTGTTTTGATCACGCATCTCAAAAAATGCGTTTTTACAAAGGTTTTCGTATGCTTACGCTTGGTTGGTCGGATGGTGCCACTTTCATGCCAGTCGACTTCTCCTTATTAAGCTCAAAGAAGTCAAAAATCAATGATATTTCGAATAAAGTAGACAAACGCACTTCTGGTTATAAAAGACGGGAAGAAGCCCTACAAACAGCTCCAGAACAACTACCATCTATGATTTCACGGGCACTTTCTGCAGGAATAGACGCATCTTATGTGTTAATGGATAGTTGGTTTACCCAGCAGCCACTGATTCAATCGATTGTGGAACAAGGTATAGACGTGATTGGTATGGTGAAAGCTACCAATCAACGTTATTTAGTTGATGAAAAACGGGTTAATTTAAAAGAACTTTATCGTCTAGCGAAACCAGCATCGGGAAACAAAAGTATCTTGCGCTCTATTCATACAACGATGGCAAACGGAGTACCAGTAAAAGTTGTATTCGTTCGAAATCGCAATAAAAGAAGTGAATGGTTAGCTATCTTAAGTACGGATTGTACGTTAACAGAAACAGAGATTATTCGAATTTACGGAATGCGCTGGGACATTGAAGTCTTTTTCAAGGCGACAAAATCTCTGTTGAAATTACAAAAGGAATTTCAAGGTAGATCCTATGATTCACTAATCAGCCACACGACGATTGTCTTTTCAAGATATATCCTTTTGTCTTGGCAAAACCGCTGTAGTACAGATGACCGCACACTTGGCGGGATGTTTTATGAACTTTGTGACGAAGTAAATGAACTGGATTGGGCAGTTGCATTACAACAACTAATCGAGCTTCTTGAAGATGCTTTGAATAAAACGAACAAGAAATTCAAAAAGTTAATCAAAAGTCAACTACAGTATTGGTTTGCGGGATTACCTAACTATATCAAGGTATACCTGCCTAGTTTGGGCTGCGAAAGTTGA
- the pbp4 gene encoding penicillin-binding protein PBP4(5) has product MSYLVKWEPSLIFPGMEGKDKVAFHDWKPERGEIKDHHGHGLAINQDFKWVGIVPKDLSQGNERENRLQEISQTFDISIDEINEKLDQSWVKDDLFIPLKIIESDQAEKVPGVSYQNTKQRYYPLKEAAANLIGYVGKVTKEDLDKNPTLAEGDMIGKSGLEKAFDKKLRGKSGGEILIVDEQGNEKKEIQKVEKEDGKDVQLTIDRYIQKKAFKHLKGKAGSTVVMNPKEGGLYALVSSPAYDPNKMVQGVSQQEYDKYANDKDKPFISRFAAGYAPGSTFKTITASIGLDAKVTYPNKVRKINGLSWQKNKSWGGYSVTRVSNVQNVDMRKALIYSDNIYFAQEALEMGEKTFRNGLDKFIFGEELDLPIAMSPAQISNESTFGSEILLADTAYGQGELSISPIQQATIYSVFQNEGKIVYPKLLDNKSERKTKLAITGSTANKIKNYLSEVVSDPNGTAHSLYNQQHQLAAKTGTAELKMKQGKKGNENSFLLALDTDHDDFLLLSLVENYQAGSSATQLNKSFIDELYEYFQGH; this is encoded by the coding sequence TTGAGTTATTTAGTGAAATGGGAGCCATCGTTAATCTTCCCTGGGATGGAAGGTAAAGATAAAGTGGCCTTTCATGATTGGAAACCGGAACGAGGGGAGATTAAAGACCATCATGGCCATGGATTGGCAATAAACCAAGATTTTAAATGGGTTGGAATCGTACCGAAAGATTTATCTCAAGGCAATGAAAGAGAAAATCGTCTGCAAGAAATTAGTCAAACTTTTGATATATCAATAGATGAGATAAATGAGAAATTAGATCAAAGCTGGGTGAAGGATGATTTATTCATTCCTCTTAAAATAATTGAATCCGACCAAGCAGAAAAAGTGCCCGGAGTTTCCTATCAAAATACAAAGCAGCGCTATTATCCTTTGAAGGAAGCAGCGGCTAATTTAATTGGATATGTAGGAAAAGTAACCAAGGAAGACTTGGATAAAAACCCAACATTGGCTGAAGGGGACATGATTGGAAAATCCGGACTGGAAAAAGCTTTTGATAAGAAGTTACGCGGTAAAAGCGGAGGAGAAATACTTATTGTCGATGAGCAAGGGAATGAAAAAAAGGAAATTCAAAAGGTAGAAAAAGAAGACGGGAAAGATGTTCAGCTAACAATAGATAGGTATATCCAAAAGAAGGCGTTTAAACATCTAAAGGGAAAAGCCGGTTCTACCGTCGTAATGAATCCGAAAGAAGGAGGTCTGTATGCTCTGGTCAGTTCTCCTGCCTATGATCCAAATAAAATGGTTCAGGGCGTATCCCAACAAGAATATGATAAATACGCCAATGATAAAGACAAGCCGTTTATTTCAAGATTTGCTGCAGGTTATGCACCTGGATCGACATTTAAAACAATCACTGCCAGTATTGGTCTGGATGCTAAAGTGACATATCCGAATAAGGTTAGAAAAATAAATGGCTTAAGTTGGCAAAAGAACAAATCATGGGGAGGTTATTCCGTTACCCGTGTTTCCAATGTGCAAAATGTAGATATGCGTAAAGCGCTTATTTATTCCGATAATATTTATTTTGCGCAAGAAGCTTTGGAAATGGGAGAGAAAACGTTTAGAAATGGCTTAGATAAGTTTATCTTTGGGGAGGAATTAGATTTACCTATAGCCATGAGTCCCGCGCAAATTTCTAATGAATCGACATTTGGTTCGGAAATCCTGCTGGCAGATACCGCTTATGGACAAGGTGAACTGTCGATTTCTCCTATTCAACAAGCAACCATATATTCTGTTTTTCAAAACGAAGGAAAAATAGTTTATCCCAAATTGCTGGACAATAAAAGCGAACGGAAAACCAAATTGGCAATAACTGGTTCAACAGCAAATAAAATAAAAAACTATTTGTCAGAGGTGGTAAGTGATCCGAATGGAACGGCCCATTCTCTGTACAACCAACAACATCAGTTAGCTGCCAAAACGGGTACAGCGGAATTAAAAATGAAACAAGGCAAAAAAGGGAATGAAAATAGCTTTCTACTCGCTCTTGATACGGATCATGATGATTTTCTTCTTCTATCACTTGTCGAAAATTATCAAGCTGGCAGTTCAGCAACTCAATTAAATAAATCGTTCATAGATGAATTGTATGAGTACTTCCAAGGGCATTGA
- a CDS encoding BlaI/MecI/CopY family transcriptional regulator, translated as MKEIPQISESEYEVMKVVWKYEPISTPEVVEKVSKEIDWKPNTIQTMLARLVKKKALQTTKQGRALVYTSLVQEHEYVEQKSKSFLKKFFGGTLNSMVLNFIENDQLSKEDISELREILSKRDTKDGEK; from the coding sequence ATGAAGGAAATTCCGCAAATATCAGAGTCAGAATATGAAGTGATGAAAGTCGTTTGGAAATATGAGCCGATTTCTACGCCGGAAGTAGTGGAGAAGGTATCAAAAGAAATTGACTGGAAACCGAATACGATTCAAACCATGCTTGCCAGACTGGTAAAGAAAAAAGCTTTGCAAACAACAAAACAAGGAAGAGCACTTGTATACACATCACTAGTTCAAGAGCATGAGTATGTAGAACAAAAAAGTAAATCATTTCTTAAAAAGTTTTTCGGTGGCACATTAAATTCCATGGTATTAAATTTTATTGAAAACGATCAGTTGTCAAAAGAGGATATTTCTGAACTAAGGGAAATATTGTCCAAGCGGGATACGAAGGATGGGGAAAAATGA
- a CDS encoding BlaR1 family beta-lactam sensor/signal transducer, which produces MDTLILRFLLSTLVVSLLILAILITKKVLYKHMSVRTHYKIWYFLLLSLVTSFFPWNIFRLGEVPQYLKSLLSTGKYSTFRGESISRLDHSAASNTDLLHDFTVSVNKSTPDVIYHTFITVWVIGIAMFIGLAICSLYQIHQIKKSATTIPNRKINEMLAACKEVVGVKRKIRLTETDNVTSPITLGILQPHIILPKKTRETFSLAELKYVFLHELYHQKSKDVFVNYVMLLVQAIYWFNPFVWLALKRMQKDRELACDAGVLNLLDEREYIEYGHTIIHFADKSAERSYGRLAPGIGGTKQQIKQRVQNIANFHRDSPLLKWKGKIICAVLGVFVLLLTPFTAVIASTDDVFDFNGKNTVYEDLSSYFDGYNGSFVLYDASKKQYQIYNSKMSRQRVSPDSTYKIYSALFGLESNVISANNSEQMWDGQIHPYQEWNKNQNLSTALGNSVNWYFQHIDQEVGRKQLNNYFHKIKYGNEDLSGNLDRYWMESSLKISPIEQVQLLYALEENKFGFKEKNIQAIRKALLIGEQNDRQLYGKTGTGTVDGKDVNGWFVGFVTKAGHTYYFAVNIQDENGRASGDKAAEIADMILRDKNIY; this is translated from the coding sequence ATGGATACCCTTATACTCCGTTTTTTGTTAAGTACACTAGTGGTATCCCTCTTGATTTTGGCCATTCTTATAACGAAAAAAGTATTGTATAAACATATGTCAGTTCGAACACATTATAAGATCTGGTATTTTCTCTTATTGTCCCTTGTTACTTCCTTTTTTCCTTGGAATATTTTCCGGCTTGGAGAGGTACCTCAATATCTTAAAAGCCTACTCTCCACTGGAAAATACTCAACTTTTAGAGGTGAAAGTATAAGTAGATTAGATCATTCTGCTGCCTCAAATACAGATCTATTGCATGACTTTACCGTATCTGTGAATAAGTCAACGCCGGATGTTATCTATCATACATTCATTACGGTTTGGGTTATTGGAATAGCTATGTTCATTGGTTTGGCAATTTGCTCACTCTATCAAATTCATCAAATAAAAAAATCAGCTACTACTATTCCAAATCGAAAAATAAATGAAATGTTAGCAGCGTGCAAAGAGGTTGTTGGAGTGAAGAGAAAAATCAGGTTAACAGAAACCGATAATGTTACTTCGCCGATCACACTGGGGATTTTACAACCACATATCATTTTACCAAAAAAGACACGAGAAACATTTTCATTAGCTGAATTAAAATACGTTTTTTTACACGAGTTGTATCACCAAAAAAGTAAAGATGTCTTCGTTAACTATGTCATGCTGCTAGTTCAAGCGATTTATTGGTTTAACCCATTTGTATGGCTCGCCTTAAAAAGGATGCAAAAGGATCGGGAACTTGCTTGTGATGCTGGTGTTCTGAATCTGCTGGACGAGAGGGAATACATCGAATATGGGCATACCATCATTCATTTTGCAGATAAAAGTGCTGAACGCTCGTACGGACGGCTTGCCCCAGGAATAGGGGGAACAAAACAACAAATAAAGCAGAGGGTGCAAAACATTGCTAACTTTCACAGAGATTCACCGTTATTGAAGTGGAAAGGAAAAATCATCTGTGCGGTTCTAGGGGTTTTTGTGTTATTGCTTACTCCATTTACTGCTGTTATCGCTAGTACAGATGATGTATTTGATTTTAACGGGAAGAATACAGTATACGAGGATTTAAGTTCCTATTTTGATGGCTATAATGGCAGCTTTGTTTTGTATGACGCATCGAAAAAACAATATCAGATTTATAATTCAAAAATGAGCAGGCAGCGGGTTTCTCCTGATAGCACATATAAAATTTATTCCGCATTATTTGGCTTAGAATCAAATGTTATTTCCGCGAATAATAGTGAACAAATGTGGGATGGACAGATTCATCCTTATCAAGAATGGAACAAAAATCAAAATTTATCTACCGCATTGGGTAACTCCGTAAATTGGTATTTTCAACATATCGATCAAGAGGTAGGCAGAAAACAACTAAACAATTATTTTCACAAAATAAAATATGGCAATGAGGATCTTTCGGGAAATTTGGATCGTTATTGGATGGAATCCTCATTGAAAATTTCACCAATTGAGCAAGTGCAACTATTATATGCGTTGGAAGAAAATAAATTTGGTTTTAAGGAGAAGAATATTCAAGCGATCAGAAAGGCACTTTTAATTGGCGAGCAAAACGATCGGCAATTATATGGAAAAACTGGCACAGGTACGGTAGATGGAAAAGATGTGAATGGTTGGTTTGTTGGCTTTGTTACGAAGGCTGGTCATACGTATTATTTTGCAGTCAATATTCAAGATGAAAATGGACGGGCAAGTGGAGACAAGGCTGCAGAGATTGCAGATATGATTTTACGTGACAAGAATATCTATTAA
- a CDS encoding YihY/virulence factor BrkB family protein, whose translation MNFITNTVRIIIRFFSERFYDQSAQMAYYFMLSLFPFLIFVFSLIGFLRVDPDTILEMVEPFAPQATYNVIRNTLESILAKGQGQWLSFSLIAAFWLASMAIQSLVRSLNKAYKIRRNQSFFMQGIMTDLLITFGFMIVLSLSLVIPIVENIVRNFVLTKVTVEALWYRLWFFTKWGLGTLFLLFFFTILYKVIPSIHLPWKKVFPGAIFATIGWQVVSIGFAKYVGVSNYTELYGQLGSIIVLMIWFYLTAVVLLIGGLINASVFNNKDATRKRYTKSDH comes from the coding sequence GTGAATTTTATAACAAACACCGTACGAATCATTATCCGTTTTTTCTCGGAGCGATTCTATGACCAATCCGCACAAATGGCTTATTACTTTATGTTATCCTTGTTCCCTTTTCTTATTTTCGTTTTCAGCCTTATCGGATTTCTCCGGGTTGACCCAGATACTATTCTGGAAATGGTTGAACCGTTTGCACCCCAAGCAACTTACAATGTGATACGCAATACTTTGGAAAGTATCTTAGCCAAAGGACAGGGCCAATGGTTATCCTTTAGTCTGATTGCTGCATTTTGGCTGGCATCGATGGCTATTCAATCACTTGTACGATCATTAAACAAAGCATATAAAATCAGACGGAATCAGTCATTCTTTATGCAGGGAATTATGACCGATTTGCTAATCACCTTTGGCTTTATGATTGTTTTGTCCCTGTCACTAGTTATCCCGATTGTGGAGAATATTGTCCGCAATTTTGTGCTGACAAAGGTTACGGTCGAGGCACTATGGTACCGTTTATGGTTTTTTACAAAATGGGGGCTTGGTACCCTATTCCTTTTATTCTTCTTTACTATCTTATATAAAGTAATACCCAGCATTCACTTGCCATGGAAAAAGGTTTTTCCGGGAGCAATATTTGCAACAATCGGCTGGCAAGTTGTATCCATTGGCTTTGCAAAATATGTTGGAGTAAGTAATTACACGGAATTATACGGACAACTTGGAAGCATCATCGTTTTAATGATATGGTTTTATCTAACTGCGGTTGTGCTGTTAATAGGCGGGTTGATTAATGCATCGGTTTTTAACAATAAAGATGCTACCCGGAAGAGATACACAAAAAGTGACCATTAA